The following proteins are co-located in the Desulfovermiculus halophilus DSM 18834 genome:
- a CDS encoding sigma 54-interacting transcriptional regulator, with amino-acid sequence MQEQEIEPVGAASPMSVNVRGIAATHTNLDQAVQEGRFRQDLYYRLSVVPLTIPPLRERPEDIPALVNTFIMMYNRGVKFGVQRFSAQAMQALQTYPWPGNVRELENLVQRMCILHCEHTVQSGDLPPKYRGFRRSDQPPSITSSTQNMGSLDFYSRMSELEDQLILHALRRSRGNKKMAAQILNMKRTTLLEKIKKKKLGPVLEEMLKKNASTQGNCQPG; translated from the coding sequence GGTTGGAGCCGCCTCCCCGATGTCCGTCAATGTCCGGGGCATAGCCGCCACCCACACCAACCTGGACCAGGCGGTTCAGGAAGGGCGCTTTCGCCAGGATCTATACTACCGCTTAAGCGTTGTCCCCTTGACCATTCCCCCTTTGCGGGAACGGCCCGAAGACATTCCGGCCTTGGTCAACACCTTTATCATGATGTACAATCGAGGAGTCAAGTTTGGGGTCCAACGCTTCTCAGCCCAGGCTATGCAGGCTCTGCAGACCTATCCCTGGCCGGGCAATGTCCGGGAGCTGGAAAACCTGGTTCAGCGCATGTGCATCCTGCACTGCGAACATACCGTCCAGTCCGGGGACCTGCCCCCCAAATACAGAGGCTTCCGCCGTTCGGATCAGCCCCCGTCCATCACCTCGAGCACGCAGAACATGGGCAGTCTGGACTTCTACTCCCGGATGAGCGAGCTTGAAGATCAGCTTATCCTGCATGCCCTCCGCCGCTCCAGGGGAAACAAGAAGATGGCGGCCCAGATCCTGAATATGAAGCGGACCACTCTGCTGGAAAAGATCAAGAAGAAAAAACTGGGGCCCGTCCTGGAAGAGATGCTGAAAAAGAACGCTTCAACCCAAGGCAACTGTCAACCCGGCTGA